In Bombus huntii isolate Logan2020A chromosome 9, iyBomHunt1.1, whole genome shotgun sequence, a single window of DNA contains:
- the LOC126869258 gene encoding phosphopentomutase: protein MAVKISVNTGNIELDNKINEWLKWNKDAVAEHEIQELLLNNNNKVLFNLFLKRLEFGTAGLRGCMGPGYSQMNDLVIVQTGQGLSMYLLDSIVDVTEKGVIIGYDGRHCSKRFAELTAAIFVARNIKVYLFSKVVPTPFIPYGVLKYKCAAGIMITASHNPKNDNGYKVYWENGAQIISPHDKEIQKYILKNLEPMESSWEVTKVHHSSLYQDPWDDVMQSYFNDLKETVLYPEVNKNTILKFTYTPMHGVGYQYMTAAFNAANFKPFIVVEEQKLPDPEFPTVKFPNPEEGKSALDLSIQVADKNSSSVILANDPDADRLACATKMKNDEWYIFSGNELGALLGWWMMHKYQVQHPDTDFSNVYMLASTVSSKILASMAKHEGFNFEETLTGFKWMGNRTVELEKMGKVVLFAYEEAIGFMCGSKVRDKDGISAGMHIAELSAYLETMGLTLHDLLNEIYTQYGHHISKNSYWICHEPSVIKKIFERLRTYSGKPNTYPTNILNGKYIIIGVRDLTTGYDNTKPENTAVLPTSKSSQMITFTFKNGLVITLRTSGTEPKIKYYSELCASPDEQDIEALKGILDEMVSAVVMEFLQPEINCLLPRIS from the exons aTGGCTGTAAAAATTTCTGTTAATACTGGAAATATTGAGTtggataataaaattaatgaatgGTTAAAATGGAACAAG GATGCAGTTGCTGAACATGAAATTCAAGAGCTACTTcttaacaataataataaagttttgtttaatttatttttaaaaaggcTTGAATTTGGTACAGCTGGCTTAAGAGGTTGTATGGGTCCAGGATATAGTCAAATGAATGATTTAGTTATAGTTCAAACTGGCCAAGGGTTATCAATGTATTTACTTGATAGCATTGTTGATGTAACTGAAAAAGGTGTCATAATAGGATATGATGGACGTCATTGCAGTAAAAG ATTTGCAGAATTGACTGCTGCAATTTTTGTGgcaagaaatataaaagtatatcTGTTTTCAAAAGTTGTACCAACTCCCTTTATACCTTATggtgtattaaaatataagtgTGCAGCTGGAATAATGATTACAGCATCTCACAATCCTAAGAATGATAATGGATATAAAGTTTATTGGGAAAATGGTGCACAAATAATATCACCACACGATAAAGAAATCCAAAAATATATACTCAAAAATCTTGAACCAATGGAATCTTCATGGGAAGTAACAAAAGTCCATCACAGTTCTTTATATCAAGATCCATGGGATGATGTTATGCAATCTTATTTTAATGATCTCAAAGAAACTGTTTTATATCCAGAAgtgaataaaaatacaatattaaaatttacttaCACTCCTATGCATGGTGTAGGATATCAATATATGACTGCAGCTTTTAATGCTGCAAATTTTAAG CCATTTATAGTAGTTGAAGAGCAAAAGTTACCTGATCCAGAATTTCCAACTGTTAAATTTCCAAATccagaagaaggaaaaagtgCTTTAGATCTTAGCATACAAGTAGCAgataaaaattcttcttctGTTATTCTTGCCAATGACCCTGATGCAGATAGACTAGCTTGTGctacaaaaatgaaaaa TGATGAATGGTATATTTTCTCTGGTAATGAATTGGGAGCGCTTTTGGGATGGTGGATGATGCATAAGTATCAAGTACAACATCCTGATACAGATTTCTCAAATGTATACATGTTGGCATCAACAGTCTCAAGTAAAATTTTAGCATCAATGGCTAAACACGAAGGATTTAATTTTGAA GAAACTTTAACGGGTTTTAAGTGGATGGGTAATAGAACTGtagaattagaaaaaatgGGTAAAGTAGTTTTGTTTGCATATGAAGAAGCTATAGGGTTTATGTGTGGTTCAAAAGTTCGTGATAAAGATGGCATAAGTGCTGGAATGCACATAGCAGAATTATCAGCCTATCTTGAAACTATGGGACTCACTCTTCACGACTTgttaaacgaaatatatacTCA ATATGGACAccatatttctaaaaattcatATTGGATTTGTCATGAGCCAAGTGTAatcaagaaaatatttgaaagattACGAACATACTCTGGCAAACCAAATACA TATCCAACAAATATTCTTAATGGGAAGTATATTATAATAGGTGTGCGTGATCTAACAACTGGCTATGATAACACAAAACCAGAAAATACTGCTGTTTTACCTACTTCGAAATCTAGTCAAATGAtaacatttacatttaaaaatgGCTTGGTTATAACGTTAAGAACTAGCGGTACTGAGcccaaaattaaatattacagtGAATTATGTGCTTCTCCTGATGAACA AGATATTGAAGCCTTGAAAGGCATTCTTGATGAGATGGTATCAGCTGTTGTGATGGAGTTTCTTCAACCTGAAATAAACTGTCTTCTACCTCGTAttagttaa
- the LOC126869252 gene encoding putative uncharacterized protein DDB_G0282133, which yields MNEQLEKNKLLYNISVLNEDDSILDFKSPEQSPKANPTEFSHCDLHKKKKTAVKFKNFVKNHKGEKYRQQPERKRSSQQPSIESSFFKPKTNCDDSSTDVKVALVCPLCFKTFKDLNSRSLHMKICAFKNNITTKKLLDAIELQKRQENERKSLGLLVAPVVQDKKKPTPSCRKNLCEETDLQLALALSKSLQEAEELDKINEIESLPKILNQFVPEIDKSVYEGQLEKFGFANSKPPSLIKNRKRKNNERTLLQTRSQEERNHILTEKISEILMGNEPVTQNENEAIKCNRMIEKKNNLKSHSLQEFCNKDEKLWNKAKLSSDQKCFYVSSLSNYITPGRKQVKEETILDFANTCNIYDMESSQYQTKLCNYSKKIHEIPHTEACFVNEKFENYQNIQFTDTIITNWSNALNDSSASDIIIFVNNDKYIWAHKLVLYVQCSNILLDVTPNDTLFFTKIKEKISWGNISYNIALAFLEFIYCGIIKKYLDVLDDLASFPFLRNLARKYKVTKLFVFLEKKEVEIKQMKSQMHNKQDQELISKEKDNLELTNNNIQNVFYDIKDSKLDDDKELNKCHLDKYINKPDFVEIELRKDTYTDKLLQEEINCLSDTNTIRNTNTSPDLFDDINNITQSEVIKNKTKYVNEVVNSKKAKDNESSSLIGSVNQVMIDPANISTSGNTIFKSTEQDVNLFSDTTYFATPKKDHSNILELKSNLSIFIEQVQRENARSDSDIDSDVSVIPTCSKLYRNPFNIGQNDSLKDTIIKETFNAKSDILSIFDCNTTSKSGIKMSYEENNSDICHSFESIDSISQSSESNIEKCAKRCKNSSINKSINNAHKDLQDEVIHSISKENENENNVFSDSDTDSIAENEISMYSRYKKGHENNSIVKYRNFTQKHISKNNVKANITYDEYQEKNNIGNDILLLDIDRDSEFQISQIKKCDENEDETKKIISDFEEDKKISQQNLCNFNNEYVTFDENNYFCTNVESLNTQKDVLKDQRLNNSNKLRYSKSESNIDLQAVKKNSFTSLESSTNKYNSVETSILVCSSPELDYNILEMHKYEENKRNTSGSYCKSSEDNSHVFENDTYLANAYIDNSDDNINTPLFTKKVNQLEKFKSNGGSLSTKKYSRKFQRKSLSETSLRIDTRHTKNDIPESYNNSQCICNYKEKLKAITSPEIIRDSITPPPNYNDMKTSELQMELNKYGLKIQKRKRAVKLLTYIYNELHPTINTSKDTESELTIISSEDDEPPMKKTNNKKDDVDCIHNYESQLTSFPINADKQLSINTIDEINQFDEPEFTPVIDNASNIKDMFLKFLTARTELYNKILAYEPICINSLHSMLKTEGFKCRMSILMDFLDEQCITFYVQETK from the exons atgaatgaacagcttgaaaaaaataaacttttatataatatatctgTTTTGAATGAAGATGACAGTATATTAGATTTTAAAAGCCCAGAACAATCTCCTAAAGCAAATCCAACTGAATTCAGTCATTGCGActtacataaaaaaaaaaaaacagctgtaaaattcaagaattttgttaaaaatcaCAAAGGAGAAAAGTATAGACAACAGCCtgagagaaaaagaagttCACAACAGCCTTCGATAGAATCATCATTTTTTAAACCTAAAACTAACTGCGATGATTCCTCTACTGATGTAAAAGTAGCTCTTGTATGTCCTTTAtgttttaaaacatttaaagaTCTCAACTCTCGTTCATTACATATGAAGATTTGTGCATTCAAGAATAATATTACCACGAAAAAATTATTAGATGCCATTGAACTTCAAAAGCGACAggagaatgaaagaaaatcatTAGGTTTGCTTGTTGCACCTGTAGTACAAGATAAAAAGAAACCAACTCCATCATGTAGAAAA aatttATGTGAAGAAACTGATCTTCAACTTGCATTAGCATTATCAAAATCTCTTCAGGAAGCAGAAGAATTagataaaattaatgaaattgaaagtttacctaaaatattaaatcaattTGTACCAGAAATAGATAAATCAGTTTACGAAGGGCAGTTGGAAAAATTTGGATTCGCAAACAGTAAACCCCCatcattaataaaaaatagaaaga GAAAGAATAATGAAAGAACTTTACTTCAAACACGTTCTCAAGAAGAGAGAAATCATATTTTAACtgaaaaaatttcagaaattctAATGGGAAATGAACCAGTTACtcaaaatgaaaatgaagCAATTAAGTGTAATCGTatgattgaaaaaaaaaataatctaaAAAGTCATTCTCTTCaggaattttgtaataag GATGAAAAATTATGGAATAAAGCTAAACTATCTTCAGATCAAAAGTGTTTTTACGTATCAAGTTTATCAAATTATATAACTCCAGGAAGAAAACAAGTA aaagaagaaacgattttAGATTTTGCAAATACATGCAACATCTATGATATGGAATCAAGTCAGTACCAAACAAAGCTCTGCAATTATAGTAAAAAAATACATGAAATACCGCATACAGAAGCATGTtttgtaaatgaaaaattcgaaaattatcaaaatatacAGTTTACTGATACCATAATAACAAACTGGAGTAATGCATTAAATGATAGTTCTGCAagtgatataataatattcgttaacaacgataaatatatttggGCACATAAATTAGTTCTCTATGTACAGTGTTCAAATATACTACTTGATGTAACACCTAATgatactttattttttactaaaattaaggaaaaaatttcttggggaaatatatcttataatattGCTTTAGCATTtttggaatttatttattgtggaattataaaaaaatatttagatgTTTTGGATGATTTAGCAAGTTTTCCATTTTTAAGAAATCTAGCAAGGAAATATaaagtaacaaaattatttgttttcctagaaaagaaagaagttgaaattaaacaaatgaaaaGTCAAATGCATAATAAACAGGACCAAGAACTAATTTCTAAGGAGAAAGATAACTTGGAattaactaataataatatacaaaatgtaTTCTATGACATTAAAGATTCCAAATTGGATGAtgataaagaattaaataagtGTCACTTAGATAAGTACATAAATAAACCAGATTTTGTTGAAATAGAATTGAGAAAAGATACGTATACAGATAAATTATTGCAAGAAGAAATTAACTGTTTAAGTGATACAAATACTATTCGAAATACTAATACATCTCCTGATTTATTTGATGATATCAATAATATAACACAGAGTGAagtaataaagaataaaacaaaatatgttaATGAAGTCGTAAATAGTAAAAAAGCAAAAGATAATGAAAGTTCTAGCTTAATTGGCTCAGTTAATCAAGTAATGATTGATCCTGCTAACATTTCTACATCTggaaatacaatatttaaaagtaCTGAACAagatgtaaatttattttcagataCAACCTATTTTGCTACACCAAAAAAAGATCATTCAAATATACTAGAGTTAAAAAGTAACCTTAGTATATTTATTGAGCAAGTTCAAAGAGAAAATGCAAGATCAGACTCTGATATAGATTCTGATGTTTCAGTAATACCAACATGTTCTAAGTTATACAGAAATCCATTCAATATCGGACAAAATGATTCTCTCAAGGACActattataaaagaaacatttaaTGCAAAAAGCGATATTTTAAGTATATTTGATTGTAATACAACTTCTAAATCAGGTATCAAAATGTCAtatgaagaaaataattcGGATATATGTCATAGTTTTGAGTCAATAGATAGTATAAGTCAATCATCTGAATCTAACATAGAAAAATGTGCAAAGAGGTGTAAGAATAGTTCAATAAACAAAAGTATAAATAATGCGCACAAGGATCTACAAGATGAAGTAATACATTCCATATctaaagaaaatgaaaatgaaaataatgtattttCAGACTCTGATACAGATTCTATTgcagaaaatgaaatatctatGTACTCAAGATACAAAAAAGGACATGAAAATAATAGTAtagtaaaatatcgaaattttaCACAGAAACATATATCAAAAAATAACGTAAAAGCTAATATAACATATGATGAATACCAAGAAAAGAACAATATAGGCAATGATATTTTACTATTAGATATAGACAGAGACTCAGAATTTCAAATAAGTCAGATAAAAAAATGCGATGAGAATGAAGACgaaactaaaaaaataatttctgatTTTGAAGAGgataaaaaaatatctcaGCAAAATCTGTGTAATTTTAACAACGAGTACGTTACATTTGATGAGAATAATTACTTCTGTACAAATGTTGAATCTTTAAATACTCAAAAAGATGTTCTTAAAGACCAAAGATTGaataattctaataaattaaGATACAGTAAATCAGAAAGTAATATAGATTTACAAgcagttaaaaaaaattcattcacATCATTAGAATCAAGTACAAATAAGTATAATTCAGTAGAAACCTCAATATTGGTATGTTCCAGTCCTGAATTAGATTATAATATCTTGGAGATGCataaatatgaagaaaacAAGAGAAATACAAGTGGTTCATATTGCAAAAGTTCTGAAGATAATAGTCATGTTTTTGAGAATGATACTTATTTAGCAAATGCTTACATTGATAATAGTGATGATAACATTAATACTCCATTGTTTACCAAAAAAGTAAATCAATTAG AAAAATTCAAGAGTAATGGAGGATCATTaagtacaaaaaaatatagtagaaaatttcaaagaaaatcaCTATCAGAAACAAGTTTACGTATTGATACAAGACATACTAAGAATGATATACCTGAATCTTACAATAATTCTCaatgtatatgtaattataaagAAAAGTTGAAGGCAATTACGTCACCTGAAATTATTCGAGATAGCATCACTCCTCCTCCTAATTATAATGACATGAAAACATCTGAACTTCAG atggaattaaataaatatggattgaaaatacagaaacGGAAAAGGGcagtaaaattattaacataCATTTATAACGAATTGCATCCTACAATTAATACTTCAAAGGACACAGAATCTGAATTGACAATAATAAGTAGTGAAGATGATGAACCACCAAtgaaaaaaacaaataataaaaaggatGATGTTGATTGTATACATAATTATGAATCTCAATTAACATCCTTCCCCATAAA TGCAGATAAACAATTatcaataaatacaattgACGAAATAAATCAGTTTGATGAACCTGAATTTACTCCAGTAATTGATAATGCATCAAATATTAAAGAcatgtttttaaaatttcttactgCTAGAACTGaactatataataaaattttggcTTATGAACCAATATGCATTAATTCTTTGCATTCTATGTTAAAGACAGAAGGTTTCAAATGCAGAATGAGTATCCTTATGGATTTTTTAGATGAACAG TGTATTACATTTTATGTTCAGGAAACAAAATAG
- the LOC126869264 gene encoding uncharacterized protein LOC126869264 isoform X2, translating to MIRRQTTIGTRKRGVPKMELTAEQKDDIKEAFDLFDPDGTGRIATKELKVAIRALGFEPKKEEIKKLIADVDPDGLGTLSFEEFLNLMSTKMLEKDTKEEVLKAFRLFDDDNTGKITFKNLKRVARELGENLTDEELQEMIDEADKDGDGEVSQEEFLRIMKKTSLY from the exons ATGATAAG AAGACAAACTACAATTGGAACTAGAAAAAGAGGTGTACCAAAAATGGAATTGACTGCTGAACAAAAAGATGATATAAAAGAAGCATTTGACTTATTTGATCCAGATGGCACTGGAAGAATAGCTACCAAAGAACTTAAAGTGGCTATTAGAGCTCTTGGATTTGAAccaaaaaaagaagagataaaAAAACTTATAGCTGATGTTGATCCAGATGGTCTTGGCACATTATcatttgaagaatttttaaatttaatgtcTACAAAAATGTTAGAAAAGGACACAAAAGAAGAAGTTTTAAAAGCATTCCGTCTTTTTGATGATGACAATACAGgaaaaataacttttaaaaatttaaaaagagtTGCTCGAGAATTAGGAGAAAATCTTACAGATGAAGAGCTGCAAGAAATGATTGATGAGGCAGATAAAGATGGGGACGGAGAAGTTTCTCAAGAAGAGTTTTTACGTATTATGAAGAAAACTAGTTTGTATTAg
- the LOC126869264 gene encoding uncharacterized protein LOC126869264 isoform X1: protein MASTSRRQTTIGTRKRGVPKMELTAEQKDDIKEAFDLFDPDGTGRIATKELKVAIRALGFEPKKEEIKKLIADVDPDGLGTLSFEEFLNLMSTKMLEKDTKEEVLKAFRLFDDDNTGKITFKNLKRVARELGENLTDEELQEMIDEADKDGDGEVSQEEFLRIMKKTSLY, encoded by the exons ATG GCTTCTACTTCTAGAAGACAAACTACAATTGGAACTAGAAAAAGAGGTGTACCAAAAATGGAATTGACTGCTGAACAAAAAGATGATATAAAAGAAGCATTTGACTTATTTGATCCAGATGGCACTGGAAGAATAGCTACCAAAGAACTTAAAGTGGCTATTAGAGCTCTTGGATTTGAAccaaaaaaagaagagataaaAAAACTTATAGCTGATGTTGATCCAGATGGTCTTGGCACATTATcatttgaagaatttttaaatttaatgtcTACAAAAATGTTAGAAAAGGACACAAAAGAAGAAGTTTTAAAAGCATTCCGTCTTTTTGATGATGACAATACAGgaaaaataacttttaaaaatttaaaaagagtTGCTCGAGAATTAGGAGAAAATCTTACAGATGAAGAGCTGCAAGAAATGATTGATGAGGCAGATAAAGATGGGGACGGAGAAGTTTCTCAAGAAGAGTTTTTACGTATTATGAAGAAAACTAGTTTGTATTAg
- the LOC126869262 gene encoding exosome complex component RRP43-like yields the protein MDSQYKIIHPVKYLQDHLAQDIRPDGRQFLSFRPISVNISSITHADSSAIFKIGNTTVVCGIKAELAAPKAESPECGYIVPNIELPPLCSPKFRPGPPSDQAQVITKLVENILRNSAAIDLKDLCVYKGKLVWVLYCDLVCINYDGSIIDACIGALTATLSTLTLPETLYNVETGRVSVNSTKRIRFLVKALPVSITFAIFNDQLLVADPTDDEESLCLGRLTIVMNEEKICCIHKPGGIPISQDLFSKSLSKCKKRAELIRSLIDAAISTIKQETFK from the exons ATGGATTCACAATATAA AATTATACATCCTGTGAAATATTTACAAGACCATTTG gCACAAGATATTCGACCAGATGGTAGGCAGTTTTTATCTTTTCGCCCAATAAGTGTAAATATATCATCAATTACTCATGCCGATAGCTCAGCCATATTCAAAATTGGTAACACAACAGTTGTATGTGGTATTAAAGCA GAGTTAGCAGCACCTAAAGCAGAATCTCCGGAGTGTGGTTACATTGTGCCAAATATTGAACTTCCTCCATTATGTTCTCCTAAATTTCGGCCAGGCCCACCAAGTGACCAAGCACAAGTCATTACAAAAttagtagaaaatattttaagaaattcaGCAGCTATTGATTTAAAAGATCTTTGTGTCTATAAGGGTAAACTAGTATGGGTCTTATACTGTGACCTTGTATGTATTAACTATGATGGTTCAATAATTGATGCTTGCATTGGAGCATTGACTGCTACACTTAGTACTT taacCTTACCTGAAACACTTTATAATGTAGAAACTGGAAGAGTATCTGTAAATTCCACAAAAAGAATAAGGTTCCTGGTTAAAGCATTACCAGTTTCTATAACTTTTGCAATATTTAATGA tcAATTATTGGTTGCCGATCCTACTGATGATGAAGAAAGTTTATGTTTAGGAAGATTGACAATTGTAATGAATGAAGAAAAGATTTGTTGCATACACAAACCTg GTGGAATCCCAATTTCACaagatttattttcaaaaagtTTAAGTAAATGTAAGAAAAGAGCAGAGTTGATAAGGTCATTAATTGATGCTGCTATATCAACAATCAAACAAGaaacttttaaataa
- the LOC126869261 gene encoding pleckstrin homology domain-containing family F member 2, whose protein sequence is MFMIHTSLLSALIHRTMVDRLVNSEANARRIAMVENCFGSSGQPLAVPGRVLVGEGVLTKMCRKKPKPRQFFLFNDILVYGNIVMNKKKYNKQHIIPLEEVKLESLADDGQYRNGWLIKTVTKSFAVYAATPTEKQEWMAHITKCIEDLLRKSGKKPVEVHAAVWVPDNEATICMHCNKTQFTVLNRRHHCRQCGAVVCGPCSNKKLLLPGQGNGKAVRVCLQCYDAASKVKASSPSAVDNLNNKDQQRNSVDSSGGDSSGDDDDGNKEENHDHEPKFYSTLAR, encoded by the exons TAAATAGCGAGGCTAATGCCAGGCGTATTGCTATGGTCGAAAACTGCTTTGGCAGTTCTGGCCAG CCACTTGCAGTACCTGGAAGAGTTTTAGTTGGAGAAGGTGTATTAACCAAAATGTGTAGAAAAAAGCCTAAGCCTAGgcaattctttttatttaatgataTATTGGTTTATGGAAACATTGTAATGAACAAGAAAAAG tacAACAAACAACATATTATACCACTTGAGGAAGTCAAACTTGAATCTTTAGCTGATGATGGTC aatatcGCAATGGCTGGCTCATAAAGACAGTAACAAAGTCATTTGCTGTTTATGCTGCCACTCCAACAGAGAAACAAGAATGGATGGCTCATATTACAAAATGTATTGAAGACTTATTAAGAAAAA GTGGTAAGAAACCAGTTGAAGTTCATGCAGCTGTTTGGGTTCCAGATAACGAAGCTACAATTTGTATGCATTGTAATAAGACACAATTTACAGTTTTAAATAGACGG CATCATTGTAGGCAATGTGGAGCTGTTGTATGTGGGCCTTGCAGCAATAAGAAGTTATTATTGCCTGGACAAGGAAACGGAAAAGCAGTTAGAGTTTGTTTACAATGTTATGATGCAGCTAGTAAAGTAAAAGCATCATCTCCTTCTGCTGTTGATAACCTAAATAACAAAGATCAACAACGTAATTCTGTAGATAGTTCAGGAGGTGATAGTTCtggtgatgatgatgatggaaataaagaagaaaatcaTGATCATGAG cctaaattttattctacactTGCCCGATGA